From the Pseudarthrobacter sp. MM222 genome, one window contains:
- a CDS encoding IclR family transcriptional regulator encodes MDNSSGVGVIDKAAHVLDALEAGPTTLAQLVAATGLARPTVHRLALALVHHRLVSRDIQGRFVLGSRLVELASAAGEDRLIASAGPVLMQLRDATGESAQIFRRQGDWRVCVASAERPIGLRDTIPVGTQLSMKAGSAAQVLLAWEDHDRLLEGLQAARFTPTVLAGVRRRGWGQSLGEREPGVASVSAPVRGPSGRVIAAVSISGPIERLTRQPGRLHAEVVCNAARVLTEALRKTGD; translated from the coding sequence ATGGACAATTCTAGTGGAGTCGGTGTCATCGATAAAGCGGCCCATGTGCTTGACGCACTTGAGGCCGGACCTACCACCCTCGCACAGCTCGTAGCTGCGACGGGGCTGGCCCGGCCCACGGTGCACCGGCTCGCCCTTGCACTGGTTCATCACCGGCTCGTCAGCCGGGACATCCAGGGCAGGTTCGTCCTCGGCAGCCGCCTGGTCGAGCTGGCGTCCGCCGCCGGCGAGGACCGCCTGATTGCCTCGGCGGGTCCCGTGCTCATGCAGCTTCGGGACGCCACAGGAGAGAGCGCCCAGATCTTCCGCCGCCAAGGCGACTGGCGCGTCTGCGTCGCGTCCGCCGAACGCCCCATCGGGCTGCGCGACACCATCCCCGTCGGGACGCAGCTGTCCATGAAGGCCGGCTCCGCCGCCCAGGTGCTGCTGGCCTGGGAGGACCATGACCGCCTCCTGGAGGGGCTGCAGGCCGCCCGCTTCACCCCCACTGTCTTGGCCGGAGTCCGACGCCGGGGCTGGGGACAGAGTCTCGGCGAACGCGAGCCGGGGGTCGCCTCCGTGTCCGCACCGGTCCGCGGCCCGTCCGGCCGCGTGATCGCCGCCGTGTCGATCTCCGGACCGATCGAGCGCCTGACCCGCCAGCCCGGGCGGCTTCACGCCGAAGTCGTCTGCAATGCCGCCCGCGTCCTGACCGAAGCGCTGCGCAAGACCGGCGACTGA
- a CDS encoding DUF1697 domain-containing protein, which yields MNSYAVFLRGINVGGINIKMAELKDALKSRPFSGTKTLLASGNVVLASDLDPAGVKTEFEACLRETFGYDAWVVVLKADRVAELVAACPYPPDDASTHTYLTLASDHHALTELYDAGSALDGTELTRLGPEAIAWLAPAGGTLDSPFSKLSSKPKYKASTTTRNLRTMIKVRDAATGLGS from the coding sequence ATGAACAGCTATGCGGTGTTCCTGCGCGGCATCAACGTGGGCGGGATCAACATCAAGATGGCCGAGCTCAAGGACGCCTTGAAGTCCCGGCCCTTTTCCGGCACCAAGACGCTCCTTGCCAGCGGCAACGTCGTGCTGGCGAGTGACCTTGACCCCGCCGGGGTGAAGACCGAGTTCGAGGCCTGCCTGCGCGAAACCTTCGGCTATGACGCCTGGGTCGTGGTCCTGAAGGCGGACCGCGTCGCGGAGCTGGTCGCGGCCTGCCCCTACCCGCCCGACGACGCCTCAACCCATACCTACCTGACCCTCGCCTCGGATCACCACGCGCTCACGGAACTCTACGACGCCGGATCCGCCCTGGACGGGACGGAGCTGACCCGGCTGGGGCCGGAAGCCATCGCCTGGCTCGCTCCCGCCGGCGGCACGCTGGACAGCCCGTTCAGCAAGCTGTCCTCGAAGCCGAAATACAAGGCCTCCACCACCACCCGGAACCTGCGGACCATGATCAAGGTCCGCGACGCCGCCACCGGTCTGGGCTCTTAG
- a CDS encoding GTPase gives MNRGPAREASQLQRRLEALNEAHELAGGALPEETLQQARQVIERAGSRRSLSAEHTVVGFFGATGSGKSSLFNAVSGAEIATAAARRPTTSEPLAGIWGADGSEPLLDWLDVRNRHHAVPVPGFADESTGLILLDLPDFDSTRAANREIVQRMVGLVDVLVWVLDPQKYADAAVHNDFLAPLASHGAVTLVVLNQIDRLPERDVAPVLESLQGILARDGLGKVQVLGASAMTGTGVDKVRAAIHRVAVQRQALSQRLAADVTRASAWLAEASGEGEPAGVKAASRTRLAEELAIAANVPLVVDAVVRSYRQEATRRTGWPVTRWLVRFRPDPLRRLNLRRDGARPDLNRTSLPPSGAPERARTDAAVREFADAASDGAPGPWRAVLRGAAREGREQLPDALDQAIASTDLKAGRRSWWWTVFNVIQWLALLTALGGFAWLGVLAALGYLQLPVPDVPMVEGWPVPTVMIAAGALLGIVLAIAAKFIAGAVARARGAAARRRLRAAVDAVAGKLIVEPVEAEVNRLRSFRKALQTAAR, from the coding sequence ATGAACCGCGGCCCCGCCCGCGAGGCCTCCCAGCTGCAGCGGCGCCTCGAAGCGCTGAACGAGGCGCACGAGCTGGCCGGCGGCGCGCTTCCGGAAGAAACCCTGCAGCAAGCCCGCCAGGTCATCGAGCGGGCCGGCTCGCGGCGATCGTTATCGGCCGAGCACACCGTGGTGGGCTTCTTCGGGGCGACCGGCAGTGGAAAATCATCCCTCTTCAACGCGGTCAGCGGGGCGGAAATCGCGACGGCCGCCGCCCGCCGGCCTACCACTTCGGAACCTCTTGCCGGCATCTGGGGAGCCGACGGGAGCGAGCCGCTGCTGGACTGGCTCGACGTCCGGAACCGGCACCACGCGGTGCCGGTTCCTGGATTTGCTGACGAAAGCACCGGCCTGATCCTGCTGGACCTGCCGGATTTCGACTCGACCCGGGCAGCTAACCGGGAGATCGTGCAGCGGATGGTGGGACTCGTCGACGTTCTCGTCTGGGTGCTCGATCCACAGAAGTATGCCGACGCCGCGGTGCACAACGACTTCCTGGCGCCCCTTGCCTCCCACGGAGCAGTCACCCTGGTGGTGCTCAACCAGATCGACCGGCTGCCGGAGCGCGATGTGGCGCCGGTGCTGGAATCCCTGCAGGGCATCCTGGCGCGGGACGGACTCGGCAAGGTACAGGTCCTGGGCGCCTCCGCCATGACCGGCACTGGCGTCGACAAGGTCCGGGCGGCCATCCACCGCGTTGCGGTGCAGCGCCAGGCGCTTTCCCAGCGGCTGGCCGCGGATGTCACGCGCGCCTCGGCCTGGCTGGCGGAGGCCTCCGGCGAGGGGGAGCCGGCCGGGGTGAAGGCTGCTTCCCGGACCCGGCTCGCGGAGGAGCTGGCCATCGCAGCCAACGTCCCGTTGGTCGTGGACGCCGTGGTCCGTTCCTACCGGCAGGAAGCCACCCGCCGCACCGGCTGGCCGGTGACGCGCTGGCTGGTCCGGTTCCGGCCCGATCCGCTGAGACGGCTCAACCTGCGCCGCGACGGCGCCCGTCCGGACCTGAACCGGACCTCGCTGCCGCCGTCAGGGGCTCCGGAGCGGGCCCGCACCGACGCCGCTGTCCGGGAGTTCGCCGACGCCGCCTCCGACGGCGCCCCGGGGCCGTGGCGCGCCGTTCTCCGCGGCGCGGCCAGGGAAGGCCGGGAACAGCTCCCGGACGCCCTGGACCAGGCCATCGCGTCGACGGACCTGAAAGCCGGCAGGAGGTCCTGGTGGTGGACGGTCTTTAACGTCATCCAGTGGCTGGCGCTGCTGACGGCGTTGGGCGGGTTCGCGTGGCTGGGCGTCCTGGCCGCGCTGGGATATCTGCAGCTGCCCGTGCCCGATGTGCCCATGGTGGAAGGCTGGCCAGTCCCCACCGTGATGATCGCGGCCGGAGCCCTGTTGGGCATCGTCCTGGCGATTGCGGCGAAGTTCATTGCCGGAGCGGTCGCACGCGCCCGCGGCGCGGCGGCGAGGAGACGGCTCAGGGCCGCCGTGGACGCCGTCGCCGGAAAGCTGATCGTGGAACCGGTGGAGGCCGAAGTGAACCGGCTGCGTTCCTTCCGGAAGGCACTGCAGACAGCCGCACGCTAG
- a CDS encoding dynamin family protein, translating into MSSEETPGDPGNPIPPARPGGAVQLLEGVRSELAGTALPLALPDAGRARQDIRNALAQLEDYILPRYRSLDAPLLAVVGGSTGAGKSTLVNGLVGHAVTRAGAIRPTTRQPILLHHPLDAAWFEDQRVLPSLSRIRGTLAGGPLPANQAGPTPDAAAISSLVLVSDGAVPQGIALLDAPDVDSISDDNRKLAGQLLAAADLWVFVTTANRYADAVPWRLLLDAASRDILVAVVLDRVPPAAEAEVRADLQAMLSREGLGEARLFVVPEAALDAMGMLPADAVDPLRTWLRELAADAAGRAGIARRTLNGTVKALGARVEAVAQAARAQQHAGEVLAADARGAYQDAVGRILEATRDGALLRGEVLARWQDFVGTGEFFRAMEQNIGRFRDRMGAFFRGEPAPAVRVETAIETGLQAVIIDEAANAAEDVDQRWRSDPAGRQLLGSDDLSGTSDGFADTVAAEIRAWQGSLMELIRTEGQGKRTQARWLSFGINGLGAALMIVVFSMTAGLTGLEVGVAGGTAVVGQRLLEAVFGEDAVRRLARTAREDLHQRCQKLLQDEQQRFLSRLDAHLGVDPDALSSHAAALRRLAADA; encoded by the coding sequence GTGAGTTCCGAAGAAACCCCCGGTGACCCCGGAAATCCAATACCGCCCGCACGGCCGGGAGGCGCTGTCCAGCTGCTGGAAGGCGTCCGCAGCGAGCTTGCCGGAACAGCCCTGCCCTTGGCCCTGCCCGACGCGGGGCGCGCCCGGCAGGACATCCGAAATGCTTTGGCGCAGCTGGAAGACTACATTCTGCCCCGGTACCGCAGCCTGGACGCGCCCCTGCTCGCCGTGGTGGGCGGCTCCACCGGCGCCGGGAAATCAACCCTCGTGAACGGGCTGGTGGGACACGCCGTCACCCGCGCCGGCGCCATCCGGCCCACGACGCGCCAACCGATCCTTCTGCACCACCCCCTGGACGCCGCCTGGTTCGAGGACCAACGGGTCCTGCCGAGCCTCAGCCGGATCCGCGGCACACTGGCGGGCGGACCCCTGCCCGCCAACCAGGCCGGTCCCACGCCGGACGCCGCCGCAATTTCCTCCCTGGTGCTGGTCTCCGACGGTGCCGTCCCGCAGGGGATCGCGTTGCTGGACGCTCCCGACGTCGACTCCATCTCGGATGACAACCGCAAACTGGCGGGCCAACTGCTCGCCGCCGCAGACCTGTGGGTGTTCGTCACCACGGCCAACCGCTACGCCGACGCCGTCCCCTGGCGGCTGCTCCTGGACGCCGCCTCGCGGGACATTCTGGTGGCCGTGGTGCTGGACCGCGTGCCCCCGGCCGCCGAGGCAGAGGTCCGCGCCGACCTCCAGGCCATGCTCAGCCGGGAGGGACTGGGTGAAGCCCGGCTCTTCGTGGTGCCCGAGGCGGCCCTGGACGCAATGGGCATGCTGCCGGCCGACGCCGTGGATCCGCTGCGGACCTGGCTCCGGGAGCTTGCCGCCGACGCGGCAGGCCGGGCCGGAATCGCCCGGCGGACACTCAACGGAACCGTCAAGGCCCTCGGCGCACGGGTCGAGGCGGTGGCGCAGGCCGCCCGGGCACAGCAGCATGCGGGCGAAGTCCTCGCGGCGGATGCCCGCGGGGCGTACCAGGACGCGGTGGGACGGATCCTCGAGGCAACCCGGGACGGGGCGCTGCTGCGCGGCGAAGTCCTGGCCCGCTGGCAGGACTTCGTCGGCACCGGCGAGTTCTTTCGGGCCATGGAGCAGAACATCGGCCGGTTCCGGGACCGGATGGGCGCCTTCTTCCGCGGCGAGCCTGCCCCGGCGGTCCGGGTCGAGACGGCGATCGAGACCGGGCTGCAGGCCGTCATCATCGATGAAGCCGCCAACGCCGCCGAGGACGTGGACCAGCGCTGGCGCTCCGACCCGGCCGGCAGGCAGCTGCTGGGCAGCGACGATCTCTCGGGCACCTCGGATGGCTTCGCCGACACGGTGGCCGCCGAAATCCGGGCCTGGCAGGGCAGCCTGATGGAGCTCATCCGGACCGAGGGCCAAGGCAAGCGCACCCAGGCCCGCTGGCTGTCGTTCGGCATCAACGGCCTTGGCGCGGCCCTGATGATCGTGGTGTTCTCGATGACCGCGGGGCTGACCGGGCTCGAAGTCGGCGTCGCCGGCGGCACCGCCGTCGTCGGGCAGCGGCTCCTCGAAGCGGTGTTTGGCGAGGACGCCGTCCGCAGGCTCGCCCGGACGGCGCGCGAGGATCTGCACCAACGCTGCCAGAAGTTGCTTCAGGACGAACAGCAGCGCTTCCTGTCCCGGCTGGACGCGCACCTGGGCGTGGACCCGGACGCCCTGAGCAGCCATGCCGCCGCGCTGCGCCGCCTGGCGGCTGACGCATGA
- a CDS encoding HAD family hydrolase, producing the protein MNTSEAGSGVLPRGLGVVRGVLFDIDDTLVDLEFAMTAALRDVSEHLLPDLDQAGWEKFGRIFTRETTHFYDRYLAGELTFNEQRLLRGRAALGHFGVELEEGEQSHHWVSSYASRQHGYIRAFDDVSPLLDALDAAGIPYGAVSNNVQDYQRVKLDAAGLARIGVLVGTDTVGVPKPDPAIYLEGVRRLGIGAGETLYVGDNRLLDAEGSTAAGLLGVWLNRSGAPAPDYAGPEVGSLRELRERLRMLPPG; encoded by the coding sequence ATGAACACCTCGGAGGCCGGGAGCGGCGTCCTGCCGCGGGGCCTGGGTGTGGTCCGTGGTGTCCTGTTCGACATCGACGACACCCTGGTGGACCTGGAATTCGCGATGACGGCCGCCCTGCGCGACGTCAGCGAGCATCTCCTGCCGGATCTGGACCAGGCCGGGTGGGAAAAATTCGGGCGGATCTTCACCCGCGAGACAACGCATTTCTATGACCGCTACCTCGCCGGGGAGCTGACCTTCAACGAACAGCGCCTGCTCCGCGGCCGGGCGGCCCTGGGGCACTTCGGCGTCGAACTGGAGGAGGGCGAGCAGTCCCACCATTGGGTCAGCTCCTACGCCAGCCGGCAGCATGGCTACATCCGGGCCTTCGATGACGTTTCGCCGCTGCTGGACGCCCTCGACGCGGCCGGCATCCCGTACGGGGCAGTGAGCAACAACGTGCAGGACTATCAGCGCGTCAAGCTCGACGCCGCCGGACTGGCGCGGATTGGCGTGCTCGTCGGGACGGATACAGTCGGCGTGCCGAAACCGGACCCGGCGATCTATCTCGAGGGAGTCCGCCGCCTCGGAATCGGCGCGGGCGAGACGCTCTACGTCGGCGACAACCGGCTCCTCGACGCGGAAGGCTCGACGGCGGCAGGACTGCTGGGCGTCTGGCTGAACCGCAGCGGGGCGCCGGCTCCGGACTACGCCGGACCCGAGGTCGGCTCGCTGCGGGAGCTCCGCGAACGGCTCAGGATGCTCCCGCCGGGGTGA
- the gltX gene encoding glutamate--tRNA ligase, with amino-acid sequence MTTPAAPDAVSSTAPLNVTTDVTREVTAETPVRVRFCPSPTGTPHVGLIRTALFNWAHARHTKGTFVFRIEDTDAARDSEESYQQLLEALKWLGITWEEGVEVGGPHEPYRQSQRLDLYKDVVAKLIEAGYAYECYSSPEEVEARHRAAGRDPKLGYDNFDRELSAEQLAAFQAEGRKPVLRVRMPDEDVTFADMVRGDITFKAGSIPDYVIVRADGSPLYTLVNPVDDALMGITHVLRGEDLLSSTPRQVVLIRALMDIGVASYLPVFGHLPYVMGEGNKKLSKRDPQSNLFLLRDRGFIPEGLLNYLSLLGWSLSADEDIFTVDQLIENFDVNDVLANPARFDIKKAEAINGTHIRMLDADDFRGRLVPYLRTAGLVGESLTARQEEILAEAAPLIQERISLLGEAPEMLAFLFKNDDAIDVADDARKGLPANLTEVLDAALAALEPLADWNAETIQAALKEALVEGLGVKPRLAFGPVRTAISGRRISPPLFESMVILGKDSSLARLRAFRG; translated from the coding sequence ATGACTACTCCTGCCGCGCCCGACGCCGTCTCCAGCACCGCCCCGTTGAATGTGACCACTGACGTGACCCGCGAGGTCACCGCCGAGACCCCGGTCCGGGTCCGGTTCTGCCCCTCGCCGACCGGCACCCCGCACGTCGGCCTGATCCGCACGGCCCTCTTCAACTGGGCCCACGCCCGCCACACCAAGGGCACGTTCGTGTTCCGGATCGAGGACACAGACGCGGCGCGCGACTCGGAGGAAAGCTACCAGCAGCTGCTCGAGGCCCTCAAATGGCTCGGCATCACCTGGGAAGAGGGCGTGGAAGTCGGCGGCCCCCATGAGCCGTACCGGCAGTCGCAGCGCCTGGACCTCTACAAGGACGTCGTCGCGAAGCTGATCGAGGCCGGTTACGCCTACGAGTGCTACTCGTCCCCGGAGGAAGTCGAGGCCCGCCACCGCGCCGCCGGCCGCGACCCCAAGCTCGGATACGACAACTTCGACCGCGAGCTCTCCGCGGAGCAGCTGGCCGCGTTCCAGGCCGAGGGCCGCAAGCCCGTGCTCCGCGTGCGCATGCCGGACGAGGACGTCACGTTCGCCGACATGGTCCGCGGCGACATCACGTTCAAGGCCGGCAGCATCCCGGACTACGTCATTGTCCGCGCGGACGGATCCCCGCTGTACACCCTGGTCAACCCTGTCGACGACGCCCTGATGGGCATCACCCACGTGCTCCGCGGCGAGGACTTGCTCTCCTCCACCCCGCGCCAGGTGGTGCTGATCCGGGCGCTGATGGACATCGGCGTCGCCAGCTACCTGCCGGTCTTCGGGCACCTGCCCTACGTCATGGGCGAGGGCAACAAGAAGCTCTCCAAGCGCGACCCGCAGTCCAACCTGTTCCTGCTCCGGGACCGCGGCTTCATCCCCGAGGGACTGCTCAACTACCTGTCCCTGCTGGGCTGGAGCCTCTCCGCCGACGAGGACATCTTCACCGTCGATCAGCTGATCGAGAACTTCGACGTCAACGACGTGCTCGCCAACCCGGCCCGCTTCGACATCAAGAAGGCCGAAGCCATTAACGGCACGCACATCCGGATGCTCGACGCCGACGATTTCCGCGGCCGGCTTGTCCCGTACCTCCGCACCGCCGGTCTCGTCGGGGAGAGCCTCACCGCGCGCCAGGAGGAGATCCTCGCCGAGGCGGCGCCGCTGATCCAGGAGCGCATCTCGCTGCTGGGCGAAGCCCCCGAGATGCTCGCCTTCCTATTCAAAAACGACGACGCGATCGACGTCGCGGACGACGCCCGCAAGGGGCTTCCGGCGAACCTCACCGAAGTGCTCGACGCCGCCCTGGCCGCCCTGGAACCGCTGGCCGACTGGAACGCCGAGACCATCCAGGCCGCCCTCAAGGAGGCGCTCGTGGAGGGCCTCGGCGTCAAGCCCCGGCTGGCCTTCGGCCCGGTCCGCACTGCAATCTCCGGCCGCCGGATCTCCCCGCCGCTGTTCGAATCCATGGTGATCCTGGGCAAGGACTCATCCTTGGCCCGCCTGCGGGCCTTCCGCGGCTGA